A window of Puniceicoccus vermicola genomic DNA:
ATCTGCCGTAAGGATGATTAGGGTATCAGCAAAATCTCCGCGACTCTCGACGGCGTCAAGGAGCCTTCCGATCTCCTTGTCGAGTCTTTCAACATAGTGGTGATAGGCGGCCAGGTAATGGCGGAAATTCGTATCGGTCCATCCTTCCGTCTGTGCGCTTCTGTTATGGGCGCAACAAATATACTGGACCGATGGTGGACGGGACTCCAGGTCACGATCATCGAAATTGTCCGGAAGGTCGGGGAGGGGACCGGGCACGGGCCGATCCTCATGCTCGCCTCGGTTATGACCGATCCAGTTGCAGATGTTGTGGGGATTATTCAGGTCCACAGCGTAGAGATAGGGTGAATTCTCCGGATCGCGTGGTTCGGTTAGAAATCCGCAGGCCCTTTCCACCGTATAGCGGTCCCGGCGTGTGTCGTAGTCGACCGGCCACGCCCCGCATTCGGCGTCAACGGGAAGTTCTTCCACTTGAGCGCAGTCGAACCCGCGAAGCGCCCCATTGTCATGCCGTTTCCCGAAGTGGACCGTTTTGTAGTCGGCGTTGAGGAAGATCGACCCGATGGTGGGTAGGTGGGGGTCTACGTCGGGGCAGGGGAAGGCGCGACCATTCGAGAGCAAGCCGGTCTCATGGGGATGTAGGCCCGTCCAAAATGCGGCTCGCGCAGGTGCGCAGAGAGGACATGGGCTGTAGCAGTTTCGGATCCTGGTGCCGCGCTGGAGAAGCCGGTCCATGTTGGGCGTTCTGGTAAACCCGTTTCCGTAGGGAGCAAGCGCGAGGGCGGAGAGTTGGTCCGCAATCAGCAACAAAATATTCATTTGGTCATGATTACAGTCGCTTCAGGAATTCCAAGGCGGAATCGGGAGCCAGGGGGTCTCCTGTGTGTAGGCATCCATAAGCTTCTGCAGCAGGGCAGCCTTGGTGGATTGAAATTTGGGGTCATCCCAAAGGTTACGGCGCTCGAAGGGGTCCTTTACCCGATCAAACATTTCTCCCCAGGATTGGCCTGCGTAGACGGTCAGACGAAATTCGGGTGTCACGAGGCAGCGCGGTCGTAGGCCGGTGCTGGGCTCGTCATTCTCAATCACCACCGAGTCGCGAATCGTTTTTTCCGGATCGCTGAGCAAGGACCGCCAGCTCCTTCCCCCGAGAAGGTTTAGCGGTTGGACGCTGCCCCGTTCGAAGGGGGTAGGCTTCTCGCGCCATTCGCTGCCCGGTAGAGGCAGGTCCGCGAAATCCAAAAGGGTCGGCAGCAAGTCCATTTGACAGATAAGGGAATCGCTTACGAGTCCGCCGGGTGTTTCCGGTGCCGCTACGATCGTGGGAATGCGGATACAGCCATCGAAGGTGTAGAAGGCTTTCCAGAGCAGCCCCTGGTCGCCCATCATGTCGCCGTGGTCGGATACGAAGGCCACCACCGTGTTTTCCCAAAGTCCGTGCCGGTCCAGAGTATCGAGAACGCGCCCGATTTCCGTGTCCAGGTGGGTAATCATCCCGAATGTCAGTGCCAGCATTTCCCGGCGTTTCGCTTCCGTGAGCCCGGAGTTATCGGTTCCGCTCGGATGGATTTTACCCTCGTGCACCTGTTGGTAAATCGGCGGCAGCCGTTCCGTTTCGGAGGGTGGCGGTAGCTTTACGTCGTCCGGATTGTACAACGTGTCGTACGGCGCCGGAGGAGCCACCGGAAAATGGGGATCAGGAATCGAGCAAAAGGTGAAAAACGAGGCGTTCTCGGCCGCACAAGAATCAATGTGACGGATGGTCGAGTCCGTGATGTAGCGGTTGTAGTGGAGCTCGGCGGGCAATGCCATGCGGTAGCAGTTTGCCGCCGCACAGGCTGGTTTTCGTGCATTGTTGGGCTTGAGCATTTCCGGGTCGCCACCCTTTGATTTGAGCCAGTGGATGTATTCTCCGAATACGAAACTGGTATGGCCGCCGACAAAATCGACGGTATCAAAACCGAAATAGGGCGTCGTGAACTCGGAAAAATTCCCCCGGTTCCAAGCTTCGAGGTCTTCCGGAAAACGTTGCGGATCCGGCTGGTCGAGTTTGGGAACGTAGGGGGTTAGGTGAAGTTTGCCGGCCGCATGGGTTCGGTAGCCGGCGTCTTTGAAGATCTGGGGCAGATAGTGAAGTCCGGGATGCGCCTGTTGTCCGTTGATCCGAACCCCATGGTCGCGCTGCATCAAGCCGGTGAACATCGTCGTGCGCGCCGGCATACAGATAGGGTTGTTGCAGTACGAGTTCGAGAATCGGATGCCTCGTGCTGCGAGACGATCCAGGTTGGGCGTTCGAACATTCGGATGTCCGACGCACCCCAAATGCTCCGCCCGC
This region includes:
- a CDS encoding sulfatase family protein translates to MRERNPRNVLLICVDQMRAEHLGCVGHPNVRTPNLDRLAARGIRFSNSYCNNPICMPARTTMFTGLMQRDHGVRINGQQAHPGLHYLPQIFKDAGYRTHAAGKLHLTPYVPKLDQPDPQRFPEDLEAWNRGNFSEFTTPYFGFDTVDFVGGHTSFVFGEYIHWLKSKGGDPEMLKPNNARKPACAAANCYRMALPAELHYNRYITDSTIRHIDSCAAENASFFTFCSIPDPHFPVAPPAPYDTLYNPDDVKLPPPSETERLPPIYQQVHEGKIHPSGTDNSGLTEAKRREMLALTFGMITHLDTEIGRVLDTLDRHGLWENTVVAFVSDHGDMMGDQGLLWKAFYTFDGCIRIPTIVAAPETPGGLVSDSLICQMDLLPTLLDFADLPLPGSEWREKPTPFERGSVQPLNLLGGRSWRSLLSDPEKTIRDSVVIENDEPSTGLRPRCLVTPEFRLTVYAGQSWGEMFDRVKDPFERRNLWDDPKFQSTKAALLQKLMDAYTQETPWLPIPPWNS
- a CDS encoding sulfatase family protein, encoding MNILLLIADQLSALALAPYGNGFTRTPNMDRLLQRGTRIRNCYSPCPLCAPARAAFWTGLHPHETGLLSNGRAFPCPDVDPHLPTIGSIFLNADYKTVHFGKRHDNGALRGFDCAQVEELPVDAECGAWPVDYDTRRDRYTVERACGFLTEPRDPENSPYLYAVDLNNPHNICNWIGHNRGEHEDRPVPGPLPDLPDNFDDRDLESRPPSVQYICCAHNRSAQTEGWTDTNFRHYLAAYHHYVERLDKEIGRLLDAVESRGDFADTLIILTADHSDAMTAHRQVTKHTSFYEETTRVPFIATGPGIETTGTLIDTPLASLLDLMPTLCELTQLPIPDGLRGRSLAPWLTGREQTGTPKTTWLPSCIPNGVLPWSPDACSAPKTVNISTTSKAIVRNSTTFAEIREKPKTLSMMPAPPLN